In Oncorhynchus nerka isolate Pitt River unplaced genomic scaffold, Oner_Uvic_2.0 unplaced_scaffold_887, whole genome shotgun sequence, a single window of DNA contains:
- the LOC115116903 gene encoding zinc finger protein 436-like isoform X1, translating to MSSQSYSPPANEEEVCWTEKAATGMNIVIKEEEEDITVIGTEEACRIKIEEGIEVVTMEEEVEAFRIKKEMASSITLKEEPFGVKEEPITLKEEKPFGVKEEAEEETEDPVNTDPKTRQYAVSWPSQGSTVKEDIRKTQEESNVTPGSPRQFGGDDDSIHCDMKDKDWFPSNRLKAELAPESHTPEQRGSGDMSLPESPGRASPTVALLWGLKRVSVRLVDCRKTSGLSGTVRGEEEGDSDSTAERPDSEEPEPETSKPVRRHHCSQCGKSFTRLGSLKRHEGIHAGEETYHCSQCGKSFTRLFSLKRHEMIHTGEKPFHCSQCGKSFTRLWHLQMDERRHRGEKPFRCSDCGKSFTQLGSLKEHERMHTGEKPFHCSLCGKRFTHLGSLKGHESMHRGEKPFHCSHCGKRFTRLGHLKAHERIHTGEKPFHCSLCGKSFNQLGGLTKHKILHKGEKNFHCSLCGKSFIQLWGLKTHEWTHIKEKPHPCSQCGKSFSQSRYLKKHELTHSAEKP from the exons ATGAGCTCACAAAGCTACTCTCCTCCTGCTAATGAAGaggaggtctgctggacggagaaagcaGCTACGGGGATGAACATTGTCAttaaagaagaagaggaggatattACAGTGATAGGAACGGAAGAAGCTTGTCGAATTAAaatagaggaagggatagaggttGTCACGATGGAAGAGGAGGTAGAAGCTTTCAGAATAAAAAAGGAGATGGCTTCCTCTATCACATTGAAAGAAGAGCCTTTTGGAGTGAAGGAGGAGCCAATAACATTGAAAGAAGAGAAACCttttggggtgaaagaggaggcggaggaggagacagaagatCCGGTTAACACTG ATCCAAAAACGAGGCAATATGCAGTTTCCTGGCCCTcccagggctctacagtgaaggAGGACATCAGAAAGACACAGGAAGAATCTAATGTGACACCCGGGAGTCCCAGACAGTTTGGTGGTGATGACGATTCTATTCACTGCGACATGAAAGACAAGGATTGGTTTCCTAGCAACAGGCTGAAGGCGGAGTTGGCTCCAGAGAGCCACACCCCAGAGCAGAGGGGGAGTGGT GACATGTCTCTCCCAGAGTCCCCAGGTCGTGCCTCTCCCACTGTTGCCTTACTGTGGGGTCTGAAGAGGGTGTCTGTGCGGCTGGTCGACTGCAGGAAAACATCGGGTCTGAGTGGAACtgtgagaggagaagaagagggagattCAGATTCAA CAGCTGAAAGACCAGACTCAGAGGAACCAGAGCCAGAGACGTCCAAACCAGTAAGACgacaccactgctcccagtgtggaaagagttttacccggTTAGGGTCCTTGAAAAGGCACGAAGGAATACACGCAGGAGAGGAgacttaccactgctcccagtgtggaaagagttttaccagGTTATTTAGCCTGAAACGACATGAGatgatacacacaggagaaaagcctttccactgctcccagtgtggaaagagttttacccgtTTATGGCACCTGCAAATGGATGAGAGAAGGCACAGAGGAGAGAAGCCTTTCCGCTGCTCCgattgtggaaagagttttacccaaTTAGGGAGCCTGAAAGAACATGAGAGAAtgcacacaggagaaaagcccttCCACTGCTCCCTGTGTGGAAAGCGTTTTACCCATTTAGGAAGCCTGAAAGGACATGAGAGCATGCACAGAGGAGAAAAGCCCTTCCACTGCTCACATTGTGGAAAGCGTTTTACCCGGTTGGGGCACCTGAAAGCACATGAGAGAattcacacaggagaaaagcccttCCACTGCTCCctgtgtgggaagagttttaatcAGTTAGGGGGCCTGacaaaacataagatattacacaAAGGAGAGAAGAATTTCCACTGCTCtctgtgtggaaagagttttatccAGTTATGGGGCCTGAAAACACATGAGTGGACACACATAAAAGAGAAGCCTCACCcctgttcccagtgtggaaagagtttctcaCAGTCAAGATACCTGAAAAAACATGAGCTGACACACTCCGCGGAGAAGCCTTGA
- the LOC115127281 gene encoding zinc finger protein 239-like codes for MSSLSYSTTSKEEVCWTEKEALGLNIIVKEEEDVRVKGEEGEEEDDIRVKGEEGEEEEDIRVKGEEEEDAVFRVKKEGEEEVTVKEEEEEEDFKIIKEEEEEAITLKEEEVLVKGEEEPFRVEEEDISIKEEDVLGEEEETEHLIDTRERPDSHSDSGKSPSVEPDPETPKPARKHHCSHCGKSFTWLGHLRHHKRTHTGEKPYPCSQCGKRFTMLGNLKQHERTHTAERPFKCSQCGKSFTWLRYLNKHEEIHTAGRKTCQCSQCGKRFTTLGYLKTHKRIHSGEKPYQCSQCGMTYNQLGNLKSHERIHTGEKPFQCSQCGKRFTGSKNLKLHVRIHRDKHTNTQEGKEEEEKTYHCSHCGKTFSQSEDLKSHERIERLCSDLSF; via the exons ATGAGTTCACTAAGCTACTCCACCACTTCTAAAGaagaggtctgctggacggagaaagaagctctggGGCTGAACATCATcgtaaaagaagaggaggatgttagagtgaaaggagaggaaggtgAAGAAGAGGATGATATTagagtgaaaggagaggaaggtgaagaagaggaggatattagagtgaaaggagaggaagaagaggatgcaGTGTTCAGAGtgaagaaggagggggaggaggaggtcacagtgaaagaagaagaggaggaagaagatttCAAAATaataaaggaggaagaggaggaggctaTTACATTGAAAGAAGAAGAAGTTCtagtgaaaggagaggaagaacCTTTTAGAGTGGAAGAGGAGGATATCTCAATAAAAGAGGAAGATGtcttgggagaggaggaggagactgaaCATCTGATTGACACCA GAGAGAGACCAGATTCTCATTCTGACAGCGGGAAGAGTCCTTCAGTGGAACCAGACCCAGAGACGCCCAAACCAGCAAGAAAACATCACTGCTcccactgtggaaagagttttacctggTTAGGGCACCTTAGACACCATAAGAGAacgcacacaggggagaagccctacccatgctcccagtgtggaaagagatttACCATGTTAGGGAACCTGAAACagcatgagaggacacacactgCAGAAAGGCCGTTTaaatgttcccagtgtggaaagagttttacctggTTACGGTACCTGAATAAGCATGAAGAAAtacatacagccgggaggaaGACCTGCCAATGCTCTCAGTGTGGAAAGAGATTTACTACGTTAGGGTACCTGAAAACACACAAGAGAATACACtccggagagaagccttaccaatgCTCCCAATGTGGAATGACTTATAACCAGTTAGGGAACCTGAAatcacatgagagaatacacacgggAGAAAAGCCCTTCCagtgctcccagtgtggaaagagatttACTGGTTCAAAGAACCTGAAATTGCATGTGAGAATACATCGTGATAAACATACAAATAcacaggaggggaaggaggaggaggagaagacataccactgctctcatTGCGGAAAgacattttcccagtcagaggacCTGAAATCACATGAGAGAATAGAGAGGCTGTGTTCCGACTTGAGTTTTTGA
- the LOC115116903 gene encoding zinc finger protein 260-like isoform X2 — MSSQSYSPPANEEEVCWTEKAATGMNIVIKEEEEDITVIGTEEACRIKIEEGIEVVTMEEEVEAFRIKKEMASSITLKEEPFGVKEEPITLKEEKPFGVKEEAEEETEDPVNTDPKTRQYAVSWPSQGSTVKEDIRKTQEESNVTPGSPRQFGGDDDSIHCDMKDKDWFPSNRLKAELAPESHTPEQRGSGDMSLPESPGRASPTVALLWGLKRVSVRLVDCRKTSGLSGTVRGEEEGDSDSTERPDSEEPEPETSKPVRRHHCSQCGKSFTRLGSLKRHEGIHAGEETYHCSQCGKSFTRLFSLKRHEMIHTGEKPFHCSQCGKSFTRLWHLQMDERRHRGEKPFRCSDCGKSFTQLGSLKEHERMHTGEKPFHCSLCGKRFTHLGSLKGHESMHRGEKPFHCSHCGKRFTRLGHLKAHERIHTGEKPFHCSLCGKSFNQLGGLTKHKILHKGEKNFHCSLCGKSFIQLWGLKTHEWTHIKEKPHPCSQCGKSFSQSRYLKKHELTHSAEKP, encoded by the exons ATGAGCTCACAAAGCTACTCTCCTCCTGCTAATGAAGaggaggtctgctggacggagaaagcaGCTACGGGGATGAACATTGTCAttaaagaagaagaggaggatattACAGTGATAGGAACGGAAGAAGCTTGTCGAATTAAaatagaggaagggatagaggttGTCACGATGGAAGAGGAGGTAGAAGCTTTCAGAATAAAAAAGGAGATGGCTTCCTCTATCACATTGAAAGAAGAGCCTTTTGGAGTGAAGGAGGAGCCAATAACATTGAAAGAAGAGAAACCttttggggtgaaagaggaggcggaggaggagacagaagatCCGGTTAACACTG ATCCAAAAACGAGGCAATATGCAGTTTCCTGGCCCTcccagggctctacagtgaaggAGGACATCAGAAAGACACAGGAAGAATCTAATGTGACACCCGGGAGTCCCAGACAGTTTGGTGGTGATGACGATTCTATTCACTGCGACATGAAAGACAAGGATTGGTTTCCTAGCAACAGGCTGAAGGCGGAGTTGGCTCCAGAGAGCCACACCCCAGAGCAGAGGGGGAGTGGT GACATGTCTCTCCCAGAGTCCCCAGGTCGTGCCTCTCCCACTGTTGCCTTACTGTGGGGTCTGAAGAGGGTGTCTGTGCGGCTGGTCGACTGCAGGAAAACATCGGGTCTGAGTGGAACtgtgagaggagaagaagagggagattCAGATTCAA CTGAAAGACCAGACTCAGAGGAACCAGAGCCAGAGACGTCCAAACCAGTAAGACgacaccactgctcccagtgtggaaagagttttacccggTTAGGGTCCTTGAAAAGGCACGAAGGAATACACGCAGGAGAGGAgacttaccactgctcccagtgtggaaagagttttaccagGTTATTTAGCCTGAAACGACATGAGatgatacacacaggagaaaagcctttccactgctcccagtgtggaaagagttttacccgtTTATGGCACCTGCAAATGGATGAGAGAAGGCACAGAGGAGAGAAGCCTTTCCGCTGCTCCgattgtggaaagagttttacccaaTTAGGGAGCCTGAAAGAACATGAGAGAAtgcacacaggagaaaagcccttCCACTGCTCCCTGTGTGGAAAGCGTTTTACCCATTTAGGAAGCCTGAAAGGACATGAGAGCATGCACAGAGGAGAAAAGCCCTTCCACTGCTCACATTGTGGAAAGCGTTTTACCCGGTTGGGGCACCTGAAAGCACATGAGAGAattcacacaggagaaaagcccttCCACTGCTCCctgtgtgggaagagttttaatcAGTTAGGGGGCCTGacaaaacataagatattacacaAAGGAGAGAAGAATTTCCACTGCTCtctgtgtggaaagagttttatccAGTTATGGGGCCTGAAAACACATGAGTGGACACACATAAAAGAGAAGCCTCACCcctgttcccagtgtggaaagagtttctcaCAGTCAAGATACCTGAAAAAACATGAGCTGACACACTCCGCGGAGAAGCCTTGA
- the LOC115121452 gene encoding zinc finger protein 501-like: MTVTVKEEEDVFEMKEVGEITVTLEEEEEETGDLINNRERPDSPSDSRKSPSGEPDPETPARQHHCSQCNMSFKWLWKLKEHERKHTGEKPFQCSQCGNRFSRAHDLKSHERTHTGEKPHNCSQCGKLFSHLGNLNKHKRIHSGEKPYPCSHCGKNFRSSDNLKAHERTHTGEKPYHCSLCGKDFTKLRNLKEHERKHTGEKPYECSQCGKSFSHIGNLNKHKRVHSGEKPYPCSHCGKNFRSSDNLKAHERTHTGEKPYHCALCGKDFTKLGNLKEHERKHTGEKPYHCSQCGERFSRSLYLKTHERTHTGEKPYHCSNCGKRFSTSSDLKKHQRTHTREKSYHCSQCGNSFLRSHDLKSHELTHTGEKPHSCSQCGKCFLYLGNLNKHKKIHSGEKPYPCSHCGKLFRSLDNMKEHERTHTGEKLYHCALCGKRYSRSHDLKLHKRKHTGEENAQLHPQGINHTVGPSEERI, encoded by the coding sequence gagagagaccagactctCCATCTGACAGCAGAAAGAGTCCTTCAGGGGAACCAGACCCTGAGACCCCAGCGAGGCaacaccactgctcccagtgtaatATGAGTTTTAAGTGGTTATGGAAGCTGAAAGAGCATGAAAGGAAACACACTGGAGAAAAGCCCTTccaatgctcccagtgtggaaatagATTCTCGCGAGCACATGACCTAAAATcacatgagaggacacacacaggggaaAAACCACACAattgttcccagtgtggaaagctTTTTTCCCATTTAGGGAACCTGAACAAACATAAGCGAATACActctggagagaagccttacccctGTTCCCATTGTGGAAAGAATTTTAGGTCTTCAGATAACCTGAAAGcgcatgagaggacacacacaggggaaAAACCTTACCATTGCTCCCTTTGTGGAAAGGATTTTACCAAGTTAAGGAACCTAAAAGAGCATGAGAGgaaacacacaggagaaaagccttacgaatgctcccagtgtggaaagagtttttctCATATAGGGAACCTGAACAAACACAAGAGAGTACActctggagagaagccttacccctGTTCCCATTGTGGAAAGAATTTTAGGTCTTCCGATAACCTGAAAGCGCATGAaaggacacacacaggggaaAAACCTTACCATTGTGCCCTGTGTGGAAAGGATTTTACCAAGTTAGGGAACCTAAAAGAGCACGAGAGgaaacacacaggagaaaagccttaccactgctcccagtgtggagagAGATTTTCAAGGTCACTATACCTTAAAACACACGAGAGGACAcatacaggagaaaagccttaccactgctccaatTGTGGAAAGAGATTTTCAACATCATCGGACCTAAAAAAGCACCAGAGGACACACACAAGGGAGAAATCTTACCATTGCTCTCAATGTGGAAATAGTTTCTTACGATCACATGACCTAAAATCGCATGAGCTGACACACACAGGGGAAAAACCACATAgttgctcccagtgtggaaagtgttttTTGTATTTAGGGAACCTGAACAAACATAAGAAAATACActctggagagaagccttacccctGTTCCCATTGTGGAAAATTATTTAGGTCATTAGATAACATGAAGgagcatgagaggacacacacaggggagaagcttTACCATTGCGCCCTGTGTGGAAAGAGATATTCACGATCACATGACCTAAAATTACATAAAAGGAAACACACAGGGGAAGAAAACGCACAATTACACCCACAGGGGATAAACCACACAGTTGGTCCCAGTGAGGAAAGAATCTAA